The genomic window TTAGTGCCCAACCAGCTAATTTCTCACAATAAACATCAAGCGAATGATGTTGTACGCCTATATCCTTCGCGATCGTCCACGATAACCAGATTAAATTTAGCGATCGCGTTAACTCGGCATATTCTGTTAACACTTTTGCATCTGCGTTTATTGACACTTTAGTCAAAAAGCGCATATCCCCATGATGCTGGTATTCAGAAAAGTTCTCAGCAAGTATTTTAACCTTATTGTTCTTTACCTTCTTCTTAATCAGCCAAAATAGGGGCAACATAATCGGCGTAAATGGTAAGAAAGGCACCACATCAAAAGAATTGATGACCCTGTAGATTGGCGCCTTGATCTTATCGTCAAATTCTTCATTGCCGACTTTAGGGCTTCCAAATGTGTAGCATGCCGCCAGGTTATCTGAATTGATCTCGGACGTCGCAATTAAAGCCAATGCCCCGCCGAGAGAATGGCCGGTTACATACAATCCATAATCAGTCAAAGACTGCAGTTGCTGAGTAACATCTACTTGTATTTTTTTAAAAGCCGAAAGAAAACCTTTGTGAGTTTTGATATTATTCTGATCCACCCGCATAGCGGCATATAAATCAGTAAATACATCAAAGAACGTTTCAAACGTCAAACCTTCAGTCTGTGTACCTCTAAATGATAGGACCGCCATCTTGTCAGGATCCCTTTTTGCCAAAAAGGCCTGCGTTCCATCTTGATTAAATGCTCTAACCAGTAAGAATCCTGCTTCTGTTAACGCGGATTTCAACTCAGTGTCGTCTTTTTCAAAAGGCAAGTATGCCAGTTTCGACATTTTGGCCATAAGCCAAGATGTCCTATCACTATAAGCTGCTCGTTTTACCGGCGGGGATAATAATTCAGGATATTCAAAATATTTGCCGCTCATATAAATCCTTCATAAAAAATGCCATAAATCCTGAATTCGATCGGGTTATGGTATATGACATGTTACTAAGCCCTAAAGGCTTTTAATCCAATTTACCTTCTTCTAGATCACCTGGAGGCTCAATCCCTAAAAATTCTCTATAAATCCTATCCTTATAATCTTTGCCAATTTCGTTCACGGCACTTATAAATGCCTTATATGTTCCTGTTCCGCCGATTTTTTCCCAGAACTCATCCCCGATAAGTACAACATCATCATTTTTCATATCAAACCAGCGAGCGGGGAAAGCCCATGCGTAATCAGCACGTTTGCCATAAGGGTTATACGGCAACGCATAATAGGCACCATCGACTTGTAGTGGTTGCATGCTGTAAAGCTTCAAAATTTTTTCTTTACTGACCTTCGTTTGATCGCTATTGGGCAAAGGAGCCTTTAACTCAAAAGCATATTTTTTATTACTACGTTTATCCTCAGCATAAACATCGCAGATAACAGTCGTGGGGATAAGCTTCTCGCTCTTACCTTCTAAAATATATTGCAATTCCTTTTTCCAATCAGGACGCACCTTTTCCTTGCCTCGCCCGGAATGCTCCAGGGTATTCAAAACCTCTTGAATTCTTCGTAGCCGTTCTGAATTTACTTGTCCTTTTATTGACACACCCTGCTCACCATGTCCAAGCCCATTATTGGCCGCTACAATGGCTAATTTCTCCCAAACATTACCAAATGGAGTAACGAACCGCCTTTCGAAATGAGATCCTTTAAATATCTCATCCGGCACCAGAGCCGCATATAGCGGCTTCTCTGCTTTGTGGTCTTCTTTAATAAACGGATCCTCGACTAAAACCTTATGCATAATTCTGTCCATCATCGATTTGATGACAGACTGGATCGCCTCTTTCATTTTTTGTTTATCTGTCATATTTTCTCCCATATTAAAATGCTCTCATAAAAAGCGCCTTCTCGGCGGCCTGTTCGTCTATTTACATGACGATCGACTCGCCCTACAGATTTGAAGCCTACGTCTTCTGCCTTGTACAAGTTAAATTTATCGTTAACAACGATTAGGGCAAGTCCTTTTTTAACCATAAAATCTCTGGTATGCGACAGAACATCGTTTATACCTTTAATATAATCTTTGCGAGCCTGTTCCGACTGTCCATTTTTTGCGGGGCCGATTTCCCTCGTCTCATTATTTTGTAAACCCAATAGTTCGTAAGCATATTTGTGTTGGTCGTGATAATCAATAAGTCCCAGATAGGGCGGCGATGTAAAGATCATATCAATATTCTTCGGCAATTTTACTTCGCGGGAATCATCGTGAAAGATTACAACCGATGCTTCCGTTCGTAATTTTGCGTATTCCTTTATTCTATCCAGCGTATCAAGAGTATACCTGTATAAAAACTTATAGGCTTCGCTTACTGGCTGACACGTTCGATTATGTTTATAACAAAAATATGGTTCGATTTGAGGTTTTTTAGGGAAATCCAAATCATAGTGCGTCACAAGGCGAGCAGAGCGAGCAGAGCGCGATAAAATTACTTTCAATAAATCTTTATACGTGTATTTATCGATCAAGTCTTTAAAATACAGTAATTCGTTTTGCGTGCTCTGGGAGAACCATGTTTTGACGTATTCACTGCTGGTTGATAAACGGCCATTACCTCCATTTTTTGGAGAAGAGGGGCCATATTTAAAAGTATATAATTTTTTCAGAATATCTCTCAATTCCGTTTCCAGTAAATCTAAATCATATTTAGCCGTCTTAACTTGAGAAAGCAAAG from Candidatus Omnitrophota bacterium includes these protein-coding regions:
- a CDS encoding lipase family protein, with protein sequence MSGKYFEYPELLSPPVKRAAYSDRTSWLMAKMSKLAYLPFEKDDTELKSALTEAGFLLVRAFNQDGTQAFLAKRDPDKMAVLSFRGTQTEGLTFETFFDVFTDLYAAMRVDQNNIKTHKGFLSAFKKIQVDVTQQLQSLTDYGLYVTGHSLGGALALIATSEINSDNLAACYTFGSPKVGNEEFDDKIKAPIYRVINSFDVVPFLPFTPIMLPLFWLIKKKVKNNKVKILAENFSEYQHHGDMRFLTKVSINADAKVLTEYAELTRSLNLIWLSWTIAKDIGVQHHSLDVYCEKLAGWALKRINL
- a CDS encoding TdeIII family type II restriction endonuclease; the encoded protein is MTDKQKMKEAIQSVIKSMMDRIMHKVLVEDPFIKEDHKAEKPLYAALVPDEIFKGSHFERRFVTPFGNVWEKLAIVAANNGLGHGEQGVSIKGQVNSERLRRIQEVLNTLEHSGRGKEKVRPDWKKELQYILEGKSEKLIPTTVICDVYAEDKRSNKKYAFELKAPLPNSDQTKVSKEKILKLYSMQPLQVDGAYYALPYNPYGKRADYAWAFPARWFDMKNDDVVLIGDEFWEKIGGTGTYKAFISAVNEIGKDYKDRIYREFLGIEPPGDLEEGKLD
- a CDS encoding DNA methyltransferase yields the protein MYDNAVAEKISIQYKQTPLTDFASVNSKTRLDDLNLNWRERDLPENERTKHVHRLHPYMGKFIPQLVEIFLRKYQPKLVYDPFCGSGTTLVEANILGVDSIGTDISSFNTLLSQVKTAKYDLDLLETELRDILKKLYTFKYGPSSPKNGGNGRLSTSSEYVKTWFSQSTQNELLYFKDLIDKYTYKDLLKVILSRSARSARLVTHYDLDFPKKPQIEPYFCYKHNRTCQPVSEAYKFLYRYTLDTLDRIKEYAKLRTEASVVIFHDDSREVKLPKNIDMIFTSPPYLGLIDYHDQHKYAYELLGLQNNETREIGPAKNGQSEQARKDYIKGINDVLSHTRDFMVKKGLALIVVNDKFNLYKAEDVGFKSVGRVDRHVNRRTGRREGAFYESILIWEKI